In the Chitinivibrionales bacterium genome, CGCTTTGGATCGACTTCTTTAAGATGGGTCAGGGAAGCCGGTGCTGAGAGGACGATAGAACCATTGGCATTTTCGTACAGGGATTTGTCCCAGGGACCGATAAATCGACGCTGTTTTTGATCGGTAACGGTATAAAACTGCTTTTCCATCGTGGGAGTAGGAAAAAGTTTCATAACCGGGACCCATTGTTTTTCCAGTATTTTCCTGTGAACAACTTCTGCAAGATCAAGTGCATCACGTTCGATCCTGAGAATAACTTTGTCATAGGCTTTGAATGGCTTTGTGCGCGCGGTTTGAAGTCCCCACAGAAGGACATCGGCATAGCGTTCCAATTGCGTTTGTGTAAAAACCATTACCGGTTTCCTTTCTGGTAAGATGACGAATAGTGTTTCCGGCCGAAGCCGCTCATTGGATTTTCCGCAATGCGGAAAGAGAATGTTCTGAATACCACTATCGATATGTAAGGGTGAGTATATATTTCAATTAAAATACATTCAAAACCGAGAGGCTTTTACAAATAGCCGATCCGCAGTAAAGGAAACACCGAAAAAACCAAAAATCTCTGCAAATACTATCGTTGCGGTTGTATCATTTAAAAGCAAGTTGAATGATTATTGTAAGTATACTATAAAGAATATGGGTGGGATCCGGAAACCTACAGATTTGGTGTATACTGCTGTTAGTTACCCTGTGCAAATCAAACACCGATATCCGAACAGAACAGCGATCGCATCTTTTCTGCGGCAGTATAAATCTCATTTTCCAATTCAGGTATCCGGGTAGTGATTGTTTTTTTAATTTCGCGGCGATTTGCCCAGATCTCTTTGCACAGATTCCAGAGCCGGGTTTCATCACAGTCACGGCATGATAAACCGCAGTTTTCCTGTGCGAATCTGTCAAGAAGAGCTCCGTATTTGTGGTGCCATCCTACTACCACTGTGGGAGTTCCTTTTGACATCGCCGCCACAATGCTGTGATAACGGCTCGCTATCAGAAGGTCACAGTGTGCTATTACACCCTTTTGCTCCGGCGCGGTTCGCTGACGGGCAGGATAAATCTCAATATCCTGTTTTTCACTAATCTGTAACAGAATGTCTTCAGCAACAGCAGTGTCATCGTAACGCTTATCCGAAAGCTCATTGGGGATAAGAAGTATCCGGGCATTCCATTCCTTTCTGATACGATCGCAAATCCGTGCTATCAGTTGGATATAGGGTGTTTCCGAAGACCACTGCCGATGAATCTGGTGGCTTACCGAAACGCCTACACAGGGGCGGGAAGAATCGGGTTTAAGTTGTGGGTCGGCAACAGAGGGCATCAGGAAACCGGTATCCGGAGCTACAATCAGCTTTTCGGAAGGGATTCCACAGGAGAGCAGGTTGTTTTGTGATTCAATCTCCCTGCAGTAAACAAGTGAACAAAGGGACCCGAGCGCTTTTTGGGCTGCGAGTCTGCTCCAGATCCGATTCATGGGGCCGTAGCTTGCTGTATAATGAACCGATTTGATACCAAAAAACGCTGCTGTTTTCATCAAGGAATTACTCTTTATATACCTCTTGTATTTCATTTTCCTGAGGGAATCTGCAAAAGCAATTCCCCAGGCTTCGATATACAAATCTGAAGTCCTGATTTCTTCCGCTATCTCCGCTCCCTGCTCAGCGATAATATTATAGGAACCGAACTGTTTTCTCCAGACCCGACCGATTAAGGGGCCGAAATGGCGTGTGTAGTTATACATAGAGCGAAGCAACTTTCTTTTTCCTTTAGTCTGATTCCCGCTATCCAGTGACCCGTATACGAATCGAACATCCGGGTAATCGGGACTACTCACGGGGCTGCTTTCCGGTTTTTCAGAAATGTTGGTTGCTTCATGGTAAACAATACGGCAATCGGGAAAAGCATGTCTGAGCACTTTCACCAGACCGTGAAAAATTGACGGCCCGCCGAGGTTCATGCTTAGGGATGCTCCTGAAACAAATATTTTCATTTTTTCCATAATCCTGCTATCTTCTCTTGAATACTCATTGATCTGTTCCTCAGGTTCGAAAATCGCTTTCTGCCTATGATACAGGTTATTTTGATCAACGGCCAAAGCATTCGGTTATGACTGTAAAAGGACCACCAGTACATTTCGGCCGCTTGTTCCGCTTCCAGGGTGCTTTCAAAATCCTTTCCAAACACCGGAACATGCCTTCCTTTCCTTTTCCAGACCGCTATCCGGCCGCCGACGCTTTCTTTATATTTGTAATTCTGGGCCTCTAATGCTTTTTCGAGAGGAAAGGGCTCCACCCAGACATAGTTGTCGGCGGAAGCCGCAGAAATCAGGTCGGCTACATTTCTGTTCCGGACAATGCTCCACGAAATGCCGTCACTATACTTTTGGCGCAATTCCGGCAGGTGAGGATCAGCAAAGGAGATGTCGGCCAGCTCACAGGTTTGATCCGGGCAGACAAGACAGCGGGGAACCGTGAAATCATAATGGAACGCGGAGGTCAAAAGCCGACGCTTTTTCCGGTTTTTTTCGGTCGTACCCCTCTTGAATTCCCTGGTACCCCTGTTCGTTGTTACCTGAATGACCCCCGGCCATCCGCCGGCACGGTAGCGCAGGCCTGTTACGTTTTTGGGGGAGATATTTTTGTTCCGAAGAAAGTATTCGGTTCCAAAATGGGTCGACATATTCGCGCAGAAAAGGCCGAGAACGTATTTGATCCGCTCACGCAGCACCCGGCTTTGTTGTTGCCACTTTCGGAGTGCATGAACATGACAGGGGAGTCCTGCGACGGCATACCGTCCGGGGATATCAAGGATTTCCCGCAGGCCCCTGTTCACCGCACCAGGGCAGTATTTCGATCCCATGGCTGAAAGAATGTCGTTGCGGTTACGGGCAATCAGGGGGATAGTATGGAGTGGATTCCGGGGATCGGTTCCGAGAATGAGTGCTCCATCAATCAGCCCTTTTTCCAGCGCATACAAAAGCAGTGCAGTAACCAGGCCACCAGATGCGCTGTTATATCGAATCGATGCATTGCATGCATATCCCAGCAATAGTTCCCGGTAATTTCCCAGGAGTGGACGATGATAATCGCTTTTTATAAATTCTTTCGCCAACTGGTCGATAAGAATTTCACGCCCGGGACACACCGAAAGGCATTTTCCGCAATTGTTACAGGTGTCCTGGTCGATGAGAGGGAGATATCGGCCATAACGGGAATTCAGAGAAACCCGCAAACACTTTTTGGGGCAGACTGCCTCGCAGGTCCCACATCCCAGACAATTGCCTTCCTCAGCCACCTGGATAACCGTATTCCGGGTACTATTATCTTCTTTCTGGATAGTCATTTCCGCGCGAGACAATTCTTCCGCAGGCTGAAATCGATTGCGACCGGCAGAAGCTCTCTTTTTTCAGAATCTTTCCAGCCGATGATTTCAGGGTGTGAGGACAGGAACGAATATAATTTGCGGATTATATTATAGTTTTGACAATGATTCATATATTCAAAAATATCAATTTCGCCGATTTAAGTCAATTGAAGGCATGTTTTTGCCGCACCCTCGGTTATCATGCGCCGAATATCTTCAAAACAATCGGTTAATCATCCGCATGGTCGCATAATTGCGACCCTCTATGAACGAAGGCGCATATTTGCGACTGACCATAGATGTGCCCCCAAATGTTCAACAGTGGTAACATATTGATATTAGAAGGTTTACATGTTTTGGTTCCGGGTGGCATAGAAATTGATTGAACGGGATAACCATGAACGGTTCGTTTCACAATGTTTAATCCGGAGGTACAGAATGAATTATTTACGTACTGCTCTTCTCGTGTGGGTTGCCGGTTTTGCCGGCTGTGCGGTCAGTCCAATGAATCCTGATATCACTGACCCGGCACAGGTCACGGTACGGGTCCGGACAAGGGCGAGCACTCTTTCCAAGCAGCAGGCAACCCTGGAAACGACCTGGGACAGTCTGGTGGTCCGTATGGTTGCCCAT is a window encoding:
- a CDS encoding 4Fe-4S dicluster domain-containing protein, encoding MTIQKEDNSTRNTVIQVAEEGNCLGCGTCEAVCPKKCLRVSLNSRYGRYLPLIDQDTCNNCGKCLSVCPGREILIDQLAKEFIKSDYHRPLLGNYRELLLGYACNASIRYNSASGGLVTALLLYALEKGLIDGALILGTDPRNPLHTIPLIARNRNDILSAMGSKYCPGAVNRGLREILDIPGRYAVAGLPCHVHALRKWQQQSRVLRERIKYVLGLFCANMSTHFGTEYFLRNKNISPKNVTGLRYRAGGWPGVIQVTTNRGTREFKRGTTEKNRKKRRLLTSAFHYDFTVPRCLVCPDQTCELADISFADPHLPELRQKYSDGISWSIVRNRNVADLISAASADNYVWVEPFPLEKALEAQNYKYKESVGGRIAVWKRKGRHVPVFGKDFESTLEAEQAAEMYWWSFYSHNRMLWPLIKITCIIGRKRFSNLRNRSMSIQEKIAGLWKK